A single Mercenaria mercenaria strain notata chromosome 9, MADL_Memer_1, whole genome shotgun sequence DNA region contains:
- the LOC128559667 gene encoding uncharacterized protein LOC128559667 — MLKMFTNVFTASFIVLVIFHICVSEPHCSKFHYEEKLLEKMIRLEISVEAMKKEIEESRNQVTTTLGNLQTERNTWKETLLTMKDASITGLDTAIQEAKTQVQEELNVLAAEKERWNKELKECEKIPEVVLFSARLPKQTPASGQTMVFTEIILNKGDAYNKENGVFTAPYTGVYTFTVQFCAYPGKLVDFAFMANDKPFKKSRIQKHGTSYFSCYSFDAMTIVNKNENVKIKIISCSSSGTILHESGSNYWNTFSGSFIQAL; from the exons atgttaaaaatgtttacgAATGTTTTCACTGCAAGCTTCATCGTTCTGGTAATTTTTCATATTTGCGTTTCTGAACCGCACTGTTCTAAATTTCACTACGAAGAGAAGCTcttagaaaaaatgataagaCTTGAAATTTCTGTGGAAGCAATGAAAAAGGAAATTGAAGAGTCTCGGAACCAGGTAACGACAACTCTTGGTAATCTGCAGACAGAAAGAAACACATGGAAGGAAACATTACTGACCATGAAAGACGCAAGCATTACAGGATTAGACACTGCTATTCAAGAGGCAAAAACACAAGTTCAAGAGGAACTAAACGTACTAGCGGCTGAGAAAGAAAGATGGAATAAAGAACTAAAGG AGTGCGAGAAAATACCAGAGGTCGTTTTATTCTCTGCTAGACTTCCCAAACAAACACCGGCAAGCGGACAAACAATGGTTTTCACAGAGATCATCTTAAATAAAGGCGACGCTTACAACAAAGAAAATGGTGTATTTACCGCTCCTTATACTGGCGTTTATACGTTTACTGTACAGTTCTGTGCCTATCCTGGAAAGCTTGTTGATTTTGCCTTCATGGCCAATGACAAACCGTTTAAGAAATCACGGATCCAAAAACACGGTACTAGTTATTTTTCCTGCTACAGCTTTGATGCCATGACCATTGTTAATAAGAATGAGAATGTGAAAATCAAGATTATATCTTGCTCTAGTTCAGGAACCATATTGCATGAGAGCGGTAGTAATTACTGGAACACATTCTCTGGCAGTTTTATTCAAGCGCTttag
- the LOC128559668 gene encoding uncharacterized protein LOC128559668, which yields MLKMLTNVVTASFIVVVIIHICISEPHCSKFHYEEKLLEKMIRLEISVEAMKKEIEESRNQVTTTLGNLQTERSTWKETLLTMKDASVTALNTAIQETKTQVKDELKVLSAEKERWNKELKECVKIPEVVLFSARHPKDTSLTNGKTVVFTEIILNKGDAYSKENGVFTVPYAGIYTFTVQFCVNPGKYFDFAFMANDTPFKISRIHRHSSSYFSCYSFDAITIVDKNDNVNIKIIACHSGTALGEHSDYYWNTFSGRLIQAI from the exons atgttaaaaatgttgacGAATGTTGTCACTGCAAGCTTCATTGTTGTGGTAATTATTCACATATGCATTTCGGAACCGCACTGTTCTAAATTTCACTACGAAGAGAAGCTcttagaaaaaatgataagaCTTGAAATTTCTGTGGAAGctatgaaaaaagaaattgaagagTCTCGGAACCAAGTAACGACAACTCTTGGTAATCTACAAACAGAAAGAAGCACATGGAAGGAAACACTACTGACAATGAAAGACGCAAGTGTTACAGCTTTAAACACTGCCATTCAAGAGACAAAAACACAGGTTAAAGACGAATTGAAGGTACTATCAGCCGAGAAAGAAAGATGGAATAAAGAACTAAAGG AGTGCGTGAAAATACCAGAGGTCGTTTTATTCTCTGCAAGACATCCAAAGGACACCTCACTAACAAATGGAAAAACCGTGGTTTTTACAGAGATCATTTTGAATAAAGGTGATGCTTACAGCAAAGAGAATGGTGTATTCACTGTTCCTTATGCTGGCATCTATACATTTACTGTACAATTCTGTGTGAATcctggaaaatattttgattttgctttCATGGCTAATGACACGCCGTTTAAGATATCACGGATCCATAGACACAGTAGTAGTTACTTTTCCTGTTACAGTTTCGATGCCATAACCATTGTTGATAAGAATGATAATGTGAATATTAAGATTATAGCCTGTCATTCAGGAACAGCTTTAGGGGAACACAGTGATTATTACTGGAACACATTCTCTGGTCGTCTTATTCAGGCCatttag